From one Solanum stenotomum isolate F172 chromosome 12, ASM1918654v1, whole genome shotgun sequence genomic stretch:
- the LOC125849337 gene encoding protein FD-like: protein MWSSSNEERQGLNKNLATNSSKSKSSSSSSSTSCSYNHPINPILINSKTMEEVWKDINLSCSRDPQNTTAATTGGIILQDLLARPFANNPSTATAAAYGSPVPPLPPPPVTMLTLNSGPEFHFFSTLNPIRQTQQKNISNEGLASPAPGRKRHPELDNNNSGDQKSKRMIKNRESAARSRARKQAYTNELEMEVANLMEENARLKRQQQQLCLASPGAQLPKMKSLNRTSTAPF, encoded by the exons ATGTGGTCATCAAGTAATGAAGAACGTCAAGGGTTAAACAAAAACCTTGCAACTAActcttcaaaatcaaaatcatcatcatcatcatcatctacATCTTGTAGCTATAATCATCCCATTAATCCTATACTAATAAATAGTAAAACCATGGAAGAAGTATGGAAAGACATAAATCTTTCATGTTCTAGAGATCCACAAAATACAACTGCTGCTACTACTGGTGGTATAATTTTGCAAGATTTATTGGCAAGACCATTTGCTAATAACCCTTCAACAGCAACAGCAGCAGCTTATGGTTCCCCTGTTCCTCCCCTGCCTCCTCCCCCTGTTACCATGTTGACATTGAACTCTGGCCCTGAATTTCATTTCTTTAGCACCTTAAATCCAATCAGACAAACTCAACAAAAAAACATTTCTAATGAGGGATTAGCTTCACCAGCTCCAGGAAGAAAAAGGCATCCTGAATTAGATAACAACAATTCTGGTGACCAGAAAAGCAAGAGGATGATCAAGAACCGTGAGTCCGCTGCTCGATCCCGGGCTCGAAAGCAG GCTTACACGAATGAATTAGAGATGGAAGTAGCCAATTTGATGGAAGAAAATGCCAGGCTCAAGAGGCAGCAGCAACAG TTATGCTTAGCTTCACCTGGTGCTCAACTTCCAAAAATGAAGTCACTCAATAGAACATCAACGGCCCCATTTTGA
- the LOC125849318 gene encoding protein FREE1-like gives MHNGDVGSSYYHQPHLHNPNPNPSSTPPDHSYNSYASAPPEPSSYSSSDYSTTFPPYSHQQQPYTFPHLDAPHPNYYYPPYDQNQTPMSYDYTAQNYGSSAHHTIENNGSYGDSGIYKYNGRKDELYKESRSESNVGVMFDDYGRPINVQNQRENQGYESSRKIVKATPKMEEQQDVTGGVLKFRVKLLSEGIGQSDMDVLCQIGLDGIHLLDPATSRTLRKYLLENVTRCEVLDTYIFAFWAKNSVDMEPRRIRLKSNSYTVNNMLDTVTAASIQVKEMGESNKPSDSIKGSEQAAEKKKGFADLMKLMRPLNEEKDFWVPDEAVRKCTACATDFSAFNRKHHCRNCGDIFCDKCTQGRVALTADEDAHPVRVCDRCMAEVTQRLSNATEATTKVAALQSHADLTRKLKEVMDNNRKTSTGLSSQGSKGMREVECPTCTVHLQVEVPVSGSETIECSVCQHPFLVSAH, from the exons ATGCATAACGGCGATGTTGGCTCTTCCTACTACCACCAACCTCacttacacaacccaaacccaaaccctaGCTCTACTCCCCCCGATCATTCCTACAATTCCTACGCCTCCGCTCCTCCTGAACCTTCCAGTTACTCTTCCTCCGACTACTCCACCACCTTCCCACCTTATTCTCATCAACAACAACCTTACACTTTCCCTCACCTTGATGCTCCTCACCCGAATTATTATTATCCTCCGTATGATCAAAATCAAACCCCTATGAGTTACGATTATACGGCACAAAATTATGGTTCCTCTGCTCATCATACAATTGAGAATAATGGATCGTATGGTGATTCGggtatttataaatataatggtAGGAAAGATGAGTTGTATAAAGAGAGTCGATCTGAGTCGAATGTTGGGGTGATGTTTGATGATTATGGGAGGCCTATCAATGTTCAAAATCAGAGGGAGAACCAAGGATATGAGAGTAGTCGTAAAATTGTGAAAGCAACCCCGAAAATGGAGGAACAACAGGATGTTACAGGTGGTGTGTTGAAGTTCCGCGTCAAACTTTTATCAGAAGGGATTGGTCAGAGTGACATGGATGTGCTTTGTCAG ATTGGTCTAGATGGGATTCATTTACTTGATCCTGCTACAAGCCGAACTCTGAGAAAATATTTGCTGGAGAATGTGACAAGATGCGAG GTGTTggatacatatatatttgcattttgGGCCAAAAACTCGGTTGACATGGAACCTAGACGTATCAGGCTGAAATCAAATAGCTATACTGTGAACAATATGCTGGACACTGTGACAGCCGCAAGTATTCAG GTCAAGGAGATGGGTGAGAGTAATAAACCTTCAGATTCAATCAAGGGATCTGAGCAAGCTGCTGAGAAGAAGAAAGGTTTTGCTGATTTGATGAAGTTGATGAGGCCACTAAATGAAGAGAAAGATTTCTGG GTTCCTGATGAAGCAGTTCGAAAGTGCACTGCTTGTGCGACAGATTTTAGTGCTTTCAATAGAAAG CACCACTGCAGGAATTGTGGGGATATTTTCTGTGACAAGTGCACGCAAGGTAGAGTTGCCCTCACCGCGGATGAAGATGCACATCCAGTTCGAGTTTGTGACCGATGCATG GCAGAGGTAACTCAGAGACTCAGCAATGCCACGGAAGCAACAACAAAAGTTGCTGCATTGCAAAGTCATGCGGACCTTACAAGAAAACTCAAG GAGGTGATGGACAATAACCGCAAGACTTCGACAG GTCTTAGTTCTCAAGGATCTAAGGGGATGAGAGAGGTAGAGTGTCCAACTTGCACAGTCCATTTACAG GTTGAAGTGCCAGTTTCTGGATCAGAAACGATAGAGTGCAGTGTTTGCCAGCATCCGTTCCTTGTTAGTGCCCATTGA